From the Ornithodoros turicata isolate Travis unplaced genomic scaffold, ASM3712646v1 ctg00001148.1, whole genome shotgun sequence genome, one window contains:
- the LOC135376552 gene encoding uncharacterized protein LOC135376552 isoform X1: MHLTKMMPHCPQHPIPLSNYDLDGPCLGVLHGSPFLQVSRQCTRLQQQPTPAVKKVISPSDFQREVLTRLTALRLLVQQQTELLTVLSTKYTKECAIQEQDSILKERFENIAALSASTSP; the protein is encoded by the exons ATGCACCTGACGAAG ATGATGCCACACTGTCCACAACATCCAATACCATTATCCAATTACGACCTTGATGGGCCTTGCTTGGGTGTTC TGCATGGTTCACCTTTTCTGCAAGTTAGCCGTCAGTGCACAAGGCTGCAACAGCAGCCAACACCTGCTGTTAAAAAAGTTATTTCCCCAAGTG ACTTCCAGCGTGAAGTGCTCACGCGGCTGACTGCTCTTCGTCTTCTGGTACAGCAGCAGACAGAGCTTTTGACGGTGCTTTCAACTAAATACACAAAGGAGTGTGCCATTCAAGAACAAGACAGCATCCTGAAGGAGCGGTTTGAGAATATTGCAGCTTTAAGCGCTTCGACGAGTCCCTGA
- the LOC135376552 gene encoding uncharacterized protein LOC135376552 isoform X2 has translation MHLTKMMPHCPQHPIPLSNYDLDGPCLGVLHGSPFLQVSRQCTRLQQQPTPAVKKVISPSASSSQQPLISHGRPE, from the exons ATGCACCTGACGAAG ATGATGCCACACTGTCCACAACATCCAATACCATTATCCAATTACGACCTTGATGGGCCTTGCTTGGGTGTTC TGCATGGTTCACCTTTTCTGCAAGTTAGCCGTCAGTGCACAAGGCTGCAACAGCAGCCAACACCTGCTGTTAAAAAAGTTATTTCCCCAAGTG CTTCCAGTTCCCAGCAACCACTAATATCCCATGGACGTCCAGAATAG